The region ggtcacgatgcaggtctcacactataccgcccgatgctctgatgcgacctgagtgctcacactgtgcgtccataaaattaaggttataacagaaaatctgtcgctctccctctctctctctgtctctcactcacacagacacaccaccaccatcaactttgctaaattgctaatgaaaaacatgatcaggcagctgtgatttagCAGCgatgtagatccaactattttcacggttgttgtggtcgtgataattttgtgaggccacatcgaaaaggctcggatgagcttttcaaagttctacaagttgtgcctccatcgcttgtgtccagatcacacgctgcacagccgtgctgctcagTCTTTTTCAcggcgtttacgtgtttgcgcgcgagcagtgtgagcgcctgtggtgacaccttcacgagcgattgatgatcgggagctggtcgtgaggtgttaatcacttctcgttaccccacgtatactacacgatgaaggccaaaatcggtccgatcactcaaaaatcggctcaaaatgggccaaaaactgcacagtgtaagcccagcgttagagcagcaatgtttgttcccctcagagaaagggaagaatgggaaaaggaaaacacctggctggaaaaagttaatatgggcatgtgcagtgaatatcagcgctatgtggccagaagtgtgataatataatttattttgtgtaataaacaactgcaaggatggatgattacaacaaatagatgactaatacataaaagtaatacatagatgaataatgatgatgagttaagatgcgtaatcatgggaacaagcgggttttcaaacgggagcagctgattagcattagaaaagctgaaataatacctcagctgaagccaattgtactaaatgcactaaatgtgcactgttacaagaatatttttctttctattgttttctattattttaagttaagcaggacagaattcttttaaagaaatatttacttatattctcaaaagttaagcatgacaggcttctgtttaagaaagagacctgttttactgtgttaatgttgtcattttgagctaaaaataaatggctaaatgatcatttgtttcacatgtgttcatatcacaaagaatacacatctacttaaatcaaattcaagtcaaatggttaaaaaaaataatttcacacacaaaaaaagagctagaaaattcaccacactgggaagggtgaagacaactgggtcgcccggccctggccacgaggtgtcccttatttatttttcagggagttggcaaccctagtcaTATTACTCATATTTTCCTCACATCGCCCAGTCCTAATTTCTAGCACACACTACAACAGGCAACAGAGtatagtatacagaaacatctgtgctgaggaatggcctggaagtcccaaggtcaaaatgggagatgccagCTAAGGTGGTCGAGAATgactgagctaagatcctgtgggacttccagatacggACAAagtggtggtggctaaccagcGGGACGTAGTCATACAAGCTAgccctcccgatttttccgggagaatcccgaatttcagtgcccgTCCCGAAAATCTCCCGGTGTCACCATTCTACCgaatttctcccgattttccacccggacaacaaaattgaaaaaccatatcccagATTGGCCCAGCTAATTCCAGCTTccaactactactactactgcagcaacttagttttaatattaccttTATTACTTTTAATTACTCCTTTTAATATTAcccttattactctttctgggtcgcaaaatgaactattaagatattttcaggccaGAATGTAGCTgcgtaaacttcaaatatctgagccgggGAGAACAGCAAACTCCCCGGCAGAGGTCGTGTCACTGTAACTATGACTTTCTGCCAGAAGCTCGAGGCGTCACCAGCAGGCCCCGCCCTCGAGCTGTGACACGTGACCTCTAACCTTCGGTTTCACGTGGTTGAATCGAGGAGGATAGAAACGCGTGGAGCGACCGGAGAGGAGCGATGAAGAAAGCAGGGGGGAAAACAGCGTTGAAGAGGAGtaaagaagaggatgaggagcAGAACCAGGTGAGCCACACACACAGGAGGAAAGTGATGAAGATCTGGTAACATGCTAGTAACGAGCTAGCATGCTAACACGGGGCAGGCTGCTGTTTAGCCCtcagagcagacacagagcCATGAGACCGGACCGGGGCGATGCTGCTTCTATAATAAACACAGAACTATCCTCTGTGCACATGTGTGATGTCAGTCTCGGGTTAGGGCTCCGTTATAATGTCGGAGTTTTAAACGGAAGACCTCCTCAACTCAGATTTTAACTCGCATTGTCGGAGCAACCTCACCGACCCAGAGCTAACGATCCAACATGGAAGCAGTGACGCAAATGGCAGTAAAACTGTGACGGAAcgagtcaaaggagcttgcaaagaaaagcgtctggacttctttaagttgcttgaagacgtttcacctctcatccgagaagcttcttcagttctaaggtcaaatagaactgaagaagcttctcggatgagaggtgaaacctcttcaagcaacttaaagaagtccagacgcttttctttgcaagctcctttgactacgatcacctggatgactgagaaccttcagacATACTGTGATGGAACGAGCACTGCAGCAGGTAGTGTGTCAGAGTACATGTGTACGGTTAGGGTTGCACAGGGTGACGTCAATCCTGAGTAGAGTACATAAGTTTATCCTGATTTGACATGTTTTGCTTTTAGTTGCTGGTTATTGTTTGATTTAAGTGTGTGTGATCACTCACAGAATCATTCGCACATGCTATTAGCTTGTGCGAATGATTCAtaggttttatttttctgctctTTAATTACACTCTTCTTGGAAATCTCAGCAAAAAACTGATGGTTTTTTAATTGAGTAATTCTGGGTTTTCCTTCTCAGATCTTCAACTTTAACAGGAAACCTGCTGATGAAGATAAGGATGATGATTTATCAGATAGCGAGGACAGTGTCTACTCAGGACTGGAGGATTCTGGGAGTGActctgaggaggaagagggatCTGATGACGATGAGGAAGAGGGATCTGATGACAATGACGACAAGGTAAAGTGTAAGCAGATAAGAGGGGTTTTAATTCTGTGTTGGTCTGACTGCTGATTGGTTGCTGTTAAAAGTGTCCTCAGTGTTCTGCTGCAGAACATCACCTGAACTTTGTTCCATCTGtagatgaaggaaaaaaaagagggagaagtgagtgaagaaaagaagaaacatgaGTATGAACACGATTCTTCAGATGAAGAGGTGATCTAAACTTATTCATTTGTGTGCTTGTCATTACTTTTCTTATGCTTGTCTGGTGTATTGTATGCAATTTTAGCCACATGTACACTAATAAAAAGCTGGGAGATTTTTGCTCCTGGTGAAGCTCAGAGTTCTCTGTTTCACCCGATGTTGACCTTTATTAGCCTgaaaaagctgtgatgagaaTCCCTGCTCCCCCAGGTGTCGTTCTCAAGGGGTCTGGGATTTAGGGCCCACCCATAGCTTGTGCTGGTTGGTTATCCACCCGCTGCCTCTGGCCCCTGTCACACCTACCCTTGACTGTGGGAGCTCTGTCCATAGTTCCTTGGTTGGAGTAGACACACGGTTGTCATCTGAATGTGTGGCCTTGGGTCTTCAGCGGCTTTCTTCTGTCTTTTACCAACCTGGCCTTGACCTAACATAATATCCATAAAAATAATACTATTaatactaaaagaaaaaagattaacaAGAGAGCCTTCAGAGAATCCATAGTGCTGTTTTTGTGAAAACAAATGTATTTGGTACAACAACGCATTCGGATCATGCCTGCCAGACAGGACCGGTGTtttaccaaaacaaaaaaattatgtCCTTCCTGCACATTAAACACTGCTTTATTCAATAGCTCTAACATTAgcaacatcctgtctcagagtgatgctgaaaaactagttcatgcatttattatttctaggttggactactgtaattcattattatcaggatgtcctaaaagcTTCGTGAAAAGCCTTCAATCGTTCCAAAATGCTACAGTAAGAAAACTTACAGGGACTAAAAAGAGAGAGTATATTTCTCCCATACTGGCTTCTCTTCTTTGGCTCCTGTTAAATCCATAACCAAATTTAACATAATCAACATTTGCCTTGTGATATATGTGAGCATAACTAAGACAAATCCCTGTCAGTGTTCCTGTTAAAGTGGCTACAATACAACATGTTTTGTACAGGATACATGTTTCTTTACACATGTTCTGATTGGTGCATTTGCTTCTTTTATGTTCTCCTCTCCGTCCTGTGGTGGTTTCTCATGCTCACATTGTTCTTCAGGATATCAGGAACACAGTGGGGAACATTCCTATGGAGTGGTACAAAGATTTCCCTCACATTGGGTACAATCTGGATGGGAAAAAAATCTACAAGCCTATAAGGAACAAGGATGAGCTTGATGACTTCTTGGATAAGATGGAGAACCCGGAGTACTGGTGAGCAGTTAGCATGATGCTAACTTCTTCATAGGTTTGATAGGGAATGCTGATGAAGCTAACAGGTTGCTGTCTGCAGGAGAACGGTGCATGACAAGCAGACAGGAAGTGACGTTGTGCTGTCCGATGATCAGGTGGAGCTGGTGAACCGTCTGCAGAGAGGACAGTTTGGAGATGTCAACTTCAATGAGTGCGAGGTATGCCCTCACAGAGTGACACCGGGGTTCTGTTCACTAGCCTCGCATTTACCTGCTTGATCCACCCTTTAGTAACCACATGTCCCCCACATGTCCCAGACCAGCTAGAAGAAGTGAGTGTGGCTTAAAAATGTAGAACACGCTGGCTACCTGTCTCTTTACCCCTCTTCCGCAGCCAATGGTAGAATTCTTCAGCAGCGACGTGATGATTCATCCCGTCACCAACAGACCCGCAGACAAACGCAGCTTTATCCCCTCGCTCACAGAGAAGGAGAAGGTAATGCACCTGACTCACTTGGCTTACCTGGCTGTTCTCAGCTGTCTGTCACTCACCTGTCTGACTTGCCTGTCTGCAGGTGTCCAAACTGGTCCATGCCATAAAAATGGGTTGGATCAAACCCAGGCGGGTAGAGGATGATGGCAGGGGGCGGTATTACAACTTGTGGGCCAGCGAAGACTCTTCCATTCTGGCCAGACATAAGATGCACCTGCCCGCCCCCAAAATCCCTTTACCTGGTCACCATGAGTCCTACAACCCACCGCCCGAGTATCTGTTTACTGACGAGGAGGTTTGTCAATGCGTTGCCTCACCTGGTTTCTGTTCAGAGGATAGATAGAACTGCATTCAAAGACacatttttcttcccccccGTCTGTCTGTCCTCACTTACCTCACCTGTCTGCAGCGAGCACTGTGGGAGCAACAGGATCCAGCAGACAGAAAGTTGCCGTTTGTTCCAAGGAAGTACTCGAGCCTCCGTCAGGTTCCAGCATTTTCTCAATTCATCCACGAGAGGTTTGAGCGCTGCCTGGACCTTTATCTGTGCCCACGACAGAGGAAGATGAGGGTAACCTTTCTCAGTCTGTCCTACTACCTAAAGCTGGAGCTGCCCTTTTAGGCATGCAGTTTAAATAATTTCCTGTTTGTCTGCATGTAGGTGAATGTGAATCCAGAGGATCTGATTCCCCAACTTCCCAAACCAAAGGACCTTCAGCCATTTCCCACCACACGGTCGCTGGTACAGCACACACACctgaacacatgcacacaaacaaagtGGTGAACCCTTTCTCACATCTTTTATCTGTGTGTTCAGGTCTATCGAGGTCACAGCGGTCTGGTTCGCTCTATCAGTGTGTCTCCATCGGGACAGTGGCTTGCCTCAGGTAACCTCAGCTTGTCCCACTCACACATCAATAGAAACTGTTGACATCGTGACGGAGTGGTGTAAAGCTCACAGTGAGAGTCAAGTGTTTGATCCCAGGCAGGGTTGTTGACCGACCAGTCTACACACCTGCACCACAGAGTGTGTAAAAGATGCAGGCAGCTTCATTGATTGAGTCTCAAGATGAGCATTCTGTTGTTACTGTTTTAAAACCAGACATGATGACAGTTCCACACAGAGACCTCAGCCTGATAATCTCAAATTGTGTCTGTGCACAAAGCAGCTTTATTCTGTGTGGTCTTATCCATTTACACTTTCCTTGATGTATTTATTGGAAAGGCGGAGTCCAGTCGTCTTTGAATTAGTATCaggaaataagtatttgattcaGGAGTCTGTGTTTTGTAAAGACCGACTGTACTGCCACAGAGTATCCATGATAAT is a window of Maylandia zebra isolate NMK-2024a linkage group LG22, Mzebra_GT3a, whole genome shotgun sequence DNA encoding:
- the bop1 gene encoding ribosome biogenesis protein bop1, with product MKKAGGKTALKRSKEEDEEQNQIFNFNRKPADEDKDDDLSDSEDSVYSGLEDSGSDSEEEEGSDDDEEEGSDDNDDKMKEKKEGEVSEEKKKHEYEHDSSDEEDIRNTVGNIPMEWYKDFPHIGYNLDGKKIYKPIRNKDELDDFLDKMENPEYWRTVHDKQTGSDVVLSDDQVELVNRLQRGQFGDVNFNECEPMVEFFSSDVMIHPVTNRPADKRSFIPSLTEKEKVSKLVHAIKMGWIKPRRVEDDGRGRYYNLWASEDSSILARHKMHLPAPKIPLPGHHESYNPPPEYLFTDEERALWEQQDPADRKLPFVPRKYSSLRQVPAFSQFIHERFERCLDLYLCPRQRKMRVNVNPEDLIPQLPKPKDLQPFPTTRSLVYRGHSGLVRSISVSPSGQWLASGSDDGSVRFWEVCSSRCMKTVQVGGAVKSVAWNPNPSVCLLAVALDSVVLILSPSLADKQVILSSERLLSAQQEGEEPAEGNGSVVWSEAEGEELNQGLRLKIQHPKAVHQVVWHAKGDYLASVMPDNTSHLQVYIHQLSRRRSQNPFSRNKGLVQCISFHPIRPYFFVATQRSIRIYNLVKQEMTKKLQTNSKWISSMAVHPGGDHVICGSYDCKLSWFDLDLSTKPYKMLRHHKKAVRGVAYHRLYPLFASASDDGSVIVCHGTVYNDLLQNPLIVPVKVLRGHVMTHDLGVLDVTFHPTQPWVFSSGADATICLFT